GCTGGGTCTTCCTCCCCATGGGGGCGATCAACATGAGCGAGGTTCGGTACGTCTCGATCCACCCCCGCCCGCGCGAGACCAAGCCCAAGCCCGCGCGGCGAGCGCGCTTCACCTGGGCTTGAGGCGAATGTCGCATCCCCTCCGGATCCTGATCGGCTGCGAAACCTCGGGTGTCATGCGCCGGGCCTTCGCCGCGCGCGGGCATGATGTCTGGTCCTGCGACCTGCTTCCGGCCGAGGACGCCACCAACCGGCACATGATCTGCGATATCCGCGAGGTGCTTCACCTCGGCTGGGATCTGCTCGCCGTCATGCATCCGCCTTGCACCCGGCTCTGCAATTCGGGCGTCCGCTGGCTGCATGTGGCGCCGACCAACGCCCCGGCTGAGGCACGCCCGGATGAGCGCGCCGCCTGGCCGGATCTGCCCGAGGACACCCGCCGCGCCATCATGTGGCGGCTGCTCGACGAGGGCGCCGCGCTGTTTTCGGCCTGCTGGCGCGCCCCGATCCCGCGCGTCGCGGTCGAGAACCCGGTGATGCACCGGCACGGGCGCGTCCGGCTGCCGGCCGATCTGCCTAAACCCCAGATCGTGCAGCCCTGGTGGTTCGGCGAGCCGGTCTTCAAGGCGACGGGGCTCTATCTGCGCGGCCTCGCGCCGCTGAGCGCCACCAACCGCCTGACCCCGCCCGCGCCCGGCACCGAGGCGCACAAGCGCTGGAGCGCGGTCCACCGGGCCCCGCCCGGACCCGACCGCTGGAAGATCAGATCCCGCACCTTCGAAGGCCTCGCCGCCGCCGCGGCGGACCAATGGGGCGAAAACGCAAGAAAGGAGGCCGCATGATGGCCGAGACCGCACCCGACCGGATCGAGGAGATCGAGAGCCTTGCCCGGCACAATTGCGACGAGCTGGCGGGGCTGACCGCCGCGCTCGAGGAGCTCCGCACCCGTGTTGCCAAACTGGAAGGCGCCGACGCCGTTCCGGCAGCCCCGCAGAACTGCCCCACCTGCCGGGGCAGCGGGTTCATTCGCGACTATTGGCACCCGTATTGGGACAACGGCTACACGGAGACCGACTGTACGGCCTGCGGGGGAACGGGGAAGCTGACGGCCAGAGGCGCGACCGATGGTTGAGCGCCTGCTGTCGATCCCGGAAGCGGCGCGCGCACTCGGGGTTCCGAAAGAGAGCCTGCGGCGGGCGGCCGACACCCATGGAAAGACCATCCGCATGGGGCGGGCGGTCAGACTGCATCCCGACGATCTGGAGGAATTGATCGAACTATGCCGCGTCGTCCCGAAGGTGCCCGCCTGTATTGGAGAGAGAAGTCAGGACAGAAACCTTATTGGGAGATCCGCGATGCCGGAGGGATCCGTCTCTCGACCGGTACGAGATGTCGCGAAGAGGCTGAAGCTCAGCTCGCGGCCTATATCGAGCGCAAGAGCCGTCCGACCGGTCCCGTAAACCCGGACGAACTGAGCATTTCCCTCTGTCTCTCCATCTACGCCGAAGAGCACGCGGCCTTCGTCGCCGCGCCCGAACGTATCGGCTACGCCATCGAGGCGCTGGATGAATTCTGGCGCGATCTGCCCGTGTCTTCGGTCACCGGCGCGATGTGCCGCCGCTATGCGGCAACCCGCCAGCGCAGGTTCCGCGATGGACGCACCGCTCCCGTCAGTCCCGGCACGATCCGCCGCGAGCTGAACGTCCTGCAGGCGGCCATCAATCACTGCCATGGCGAAGGCTATCTGATCACCGCACCCAAGGTCACGTTGCCGCCCCGGCCTGATCCGGTCGAGAGGTTCCTGACCCGCCAGGAGGCCGCCTGGCTGATCCGCGCCGCACGCAATCTCCGCAGAGATGGACGCCATCTTGCCGATTTCATCCTGCACGGCCTCTATACGGGCAGCCGGAAGGACACGATCCTCGGCATGCATATCGACACGCCCAGCGTTTCCGGCGGCCATGTCGACACCGTCCGCGGCATCCTCTACCGCAAGCCGATGGGCAAGGCCGAGACGAAGAAGCGGCAGCGTCCCGCCCGGCTGCCGCCGCGCTATCTCGCGCATCTCCGGCGCCAGGCCGCGAACGGGCGACGATTCGTGGTCCAGGACTGCGATGGACACAGGGTTGGCGACATCCGGAAGGGCTGGGCGCGGGCGGTACGGCTGGCCGAGGAGCTGGCGGCCGGGCAGGGGATCGAGATCGATCTCACCATGCCCGACGGCAAGGGCGGCCGGAAATACATCACGCCGCATGTCCTGAAGCACACGGCGATCACCTGGGCGGTGCAGCGCGGCGCGTTTCTTCCTGACGTTGCCTCATACTTTTCGACATCTCTGGAAACCATCGAGCGCGTCTACTGGCATCACAGCCCCGACCACCAGAGGAGTGCCGTCGAGGCGATGGACCGCAGGAAATGAGGCCCGAAACCCCCTGTCTGGGACTGGAGCGGGACTTCTCGAAACGGACAGCGCCGCGAAACTTCTGTAAGTATCTGATTTATTTGGCGCACCCGAAAGGATTCGAACCTTTGGCCTCTGCCTTCGGAGGGCAGCGCTCTATCCAGCTGAGCTACGGGTGCTTCGGGGCGCCTTTTAGCGTGGCCCCGCGCGGGACGCAATGACCCATCCGCATCCCGGAGGCACTCTTTTTCGGTCAGCCCCGTCAGCCCGGTTCCGGCGCCTTCGGGGGCGGGGCATTTGCCCGGCGCGATCGCAGGGCAGGGCGGCAGTAAGGGCGAATTGTCGCAAAGACGTGGACAAACTTACGCGGTGTCACCAAACTGTCCCTTTGACTGTTTGTCCAGATGGAACCTGCGATGCCCGCGTCCAAGATCCCGTCCAAGCCTGCCTCCGGCACCGAGCTCTCTTCCGCCTCCGGCGTCGACGAGCCACCCCGGAGCCCCGCGCGCCGGAGCGCCCTCAAGACCCTTGCCGCCGCCGCGGGCGGCGCGAGCCTGCCGCTCTGGGCGCGCTATGCCGAGGCCCAGAGTGCCGCGCCGATCCGGATCGGCTTTCAGATGCATGCCACCGGCATCGGGGCCGCCTATGGCCGCTGGTACAATCGCACCACCGAGGCCGCGCTGCGGCTTATCAACGAGGCGGGCGGCATCAACGGGCGGCCGGTCGAGCTGGTCACCGAGGATGACGGCACCGATCCCAAGCGCGGCGCCGAGGTGGTCGAGAAATTCGCCACCCAGCATCGCTGCGATGTGGGCTACGGCACGCTTTTCAGCCATGTGGTGATGAGTTCGGCGCCCCGCGCGGGCGAACTGAAACTGCCCTATTTCGTGGTCTCCGAGGGCCATCACGTCGCCTCGGGCGCGCTTAACCGCTGGACGCTGCAGCCCGGCATCACCGATGTCAAAAGCCAGGTGCTGGCAATGGCGCCCTTCGTGCGCGAAAACCTCGGGCGCAAGGTCACGATGATATTCCCCGATTACGCCTTCGGCCATGACCATCGCGATTTCTTCACTCAGGCGATCGAGGCCCAGGGCGGCGAGGTGGTGGCCAAGCTGGCGATCCCGCCGAGCGAGACCTCCTTCACCAAGTATTTCCCGAAGATCCCGCGCGAGACCGAGGTGATCTACCATGTCATGGTCGGCCCGTCGGTCCTGACCTTCGTCAAGGAGATGGGCGAGTTCTTCGGCCCGTCGCGGCCCGAGATCTTCGGCTTCATCGACAGCCTCGAGGCGGTCGATCTGCAAAGCCCGGGGCTCGAATTCCTCGAAGGCACCTATTTCTGGGAGGGCATGCCGCGCTATGCCCAGCCCGACCAGACCGATTTCGACCGCCATTACCGCGCGGCCATCGGCATCGACGAGAACGGCGCGCTGGCCGCCGATCCGCGCGATGTCTCGGCCTATGCCCACATGTTCGGCTGCTGGGAGACGCTTTACGTCATCAAGGCCGGGATGGAGGCCTGCGGCTATCGCGGTCCCGACGACCGCGCGGCACTTGTCGAGGCGGTCGAGGCGATGTCGACGATGCCGCTCTCGAACGAGCATCCCCAGGGCGCCAAGATCTTCAACGGCAAGACCCACCAGGTTTTCGGCCCGCAATATATCTCGAAGGTCGAGAACGGGCGGCTGACCGTGCTGGAAGAGACCCCGATCGAGGCCGGGTTCTATCCCGACGAGGTCGATTACACCACCCAACCCCTCTAGTCCCGTTTCCGGGTCCGTCGCCGGGCGCCTCCGTCGCGCCCGGTCCAGCCCTGTCTTGCCTCCGGAGCCCGCATGGAATTCGGCCCACATCTCATGATCGCCGTGCTGGAAGGGGCGGTCACCGCCGCCGTGCTGGCGTTGATGGCCTCGGGGCTCAGCCTCGTCTTCGGGGTGATGCGCGTCGTCAATGTCGCCCATGGCCAGTTCTTCATGCTGGGCGCGGTGCTGGCCTGGGCGGTGTCCTCGGCTCTGGGCGGCGGGGCCTGGGGCTTTGTCGCGGCGCTTGTGCTGGCGCCGCTCATCGCCGGGGCGCTGGCGGTCGCGGCCGATCTGACGGTGCTCAAGCGGGTGGGCTACGACCCCGAGCGGACCATCGTCGCCACCATCGGGCTGCTCTACATCCTGCAGCAGGCCGCGCTCATGACCTACGGTCCCGAGGCCCGGCCGGTCGCGCCGCCCTTCAATACCCGACTGGCGCTGCCCTGGGTCGAATTCGGCCCGGACGGGCCCGGCCTGATCTGGCCCTGGGGGCTGTCGATCACCTCCTACAAGCTGTTCGTGATGGCCGCCGCCGCCGCCGTGCTGGCCGGGCTCTGGCTGCTGATGAGCCAGACCCGGATCGGCCTCGTGATGCGCGCGACCCAGCTTGACGGCGAGACCGCGCAGGCCTTCGGCATTCCGGTCGGCCGGGTCTATGCCGGGGTCTTCGGCCTCGGGGCGGCGCTGGCTGCGCTTGCAGGCGTGCTGATCGTGCCGATCCAGCAGGCGCATTACCTGATGGGGGGCGAGGCGCTTCTGCTGTCCTTCATCGTGGTCATCATCGGCGGGCTCGGCAGCCTCGGCGGCACCGTGATCGCGGCGCTGCTGATCGGGCTGTCCGACGGCATCGTCTCGGTCTTCTTCTCGCCGACGCTGGCCAAGATCCTCGCCACGCTGCTGGTCGCGCTGGTGCTGGTGTTCCGGCCGCAGGGCCTGATGGGCAAGGCCGCGCGATGAGGGGCGGGCGCATCATCGGGCTGCATCTGGGGCTGGTCGCGCTTCTCTTCGCGCTGAACTTCGTTCTGCCCGCCTACAGCCATGGCAACATCGCCCGGGTGATGGTGCTGGCGACCTATGCGATGGGGTACAACATCCTCTTCGGCTATACCGGGCTTCTGAGCCTCGGCCATGCGATGTTCTTCGCCGCGGGCATGTACGGGCTGGCGATGCCGATGACCTATCTGGGCCTCGGGGCGGGGCCTGCCTTTCTGAGCGGCCTCGGCGCGGCGGCGCTGCTGGCGCTGGGGGTGGGGCTTCTGGCGCTGCGCACGACGGGCGTGGCCTTCATGATCGTGACGCTCATGTTCTCGCAGGCGGCCTGGCTGACGATCCTGCTGGCCGGGCGCTGGACCCGCGGCGACGAGGGCGTGGTGATCCCGCAGGCCGGGCGGGTGCTGCTGGGCCTCGATCTTTCGAGCCCCCAGGCCCGCTATCTGGCGGCGCTGGCGCTGTTCTCGGCGGTTCTCTTCGGCACGCTCTGGCTGATGCGCCAGCCGTTGGGGCGGGTGCTGATAGCGATCCGCGAGAATGAGGGCCGGGCCGAGCTTCTGGGCTATGACATCTTCCGCCACAAGCTGGGCGCGGTGGTGCTGTCGGGCACGGTCTCGGGCGCGGCGGGCGCGGCCTACGGGCTTCTGTTCGGCTATGCCGGAGCCAGCTTCGCCGAGGTGCAATATTCGATCTTTCCGCTGCTCTGGGTGCTTCTGGGCGGCGCGGGCACGGTGATCGGGCCGTTTCTCGGCACGCTTTTCATGTTCTACCTGATCGACCTGTCCTCGGGGCTGACATCGGCCTACATGCTGGTCGCGGGCGTGGCGCTGGTGTTGCTGACCCTGTTCGCGCCGCAGGGGCTGGCGGGCGAGATCCGGCGCCGCTGGTGGCGGGGTCTGCCATGAGCGCGCTGCTCTCGACCCGGGCGCTGTCGCGCAGCTTCGGCGGGCTGCGCGCCGTCCATGAGGTCGATCTCGATCTCGCACCGGGCGAGGTCCGGGCGCTGATCGGGCCCAATGGCGCGGGCAAGACCACCTTCGTGTCGATGCTGATCGGCCGGGTCGCGCCGTCGTCGGGGCGTATCGTCTTTGACGGCCAGGACATCACCCGGCTGCCCGCGCATCGGCGGGTGCGGCTGGGGCTGGCCTATACCTTCCAGATCACCTCGGTCTTTGCCCGGCTGTCGGTGGCCGAGAATGTGGCGCTGGCCGCCCGCCGCCGGTTCGGCCGCGACCGCGCCGCCGTTGCCGCCGAGGTCGCCCGGACGCTGGGCCGGGTCGGCCTGACCGGGCGCGACGACAGCGCGGCGGGCGATCTGAGCTATGGCCATCAGCGCCTGCTGGAACTGGCGATGGGGCTGGCGCAGGCGCCGCGCCTTCTCATCCTCGACGAACCGACCCAGGGTCTGGCCGAGGCCGAGATCGAGGCCTTCAAGGCGCTGGTCCGGGATCTCGCGGGCGAGACCGCGATCCTGCTGATCGAGCATAACATGGGCGTCGTGATGGAGCTGGCCGACCGCATCACCGTGCTCGATGCAGGTCTCGTGCTGGCCGAGGGCGCGCCCGCCGCGATCCGGGCCGATGCCAGGGTGCAGGCCGCCTATCTGGGAACCGCGATCGATGCTTGAGCTGAGGGATGTCGCGGCGGGCTACGGGCCGGTCCGGGTGCTGCGCGGGCTCAGCCTGACCGTCAGGCCGGGCGAGATCACCTGTCTTCTGGGCCGGAACGGCGCGGGCAAGACCACGGCGATGAAGGCGATCATGGGGCTTCTGCCGCTCTCGGCGGGCCGGGTGCTGATGGATGGCGAGGATATCGGCCGGCTGCCCGCCCATGAGGTGCCGCGCCGGGGGATCGGCTATATCCCGCAGGGGCGGCGGCTGTTCTCGGAGCTGACGGTCGCGCAGAATCTCGAGATCGGGCTGATGTGCCGCCGGAGCCCGCCCGAGCTGCGCGCCCATGTGCTGGAGATGTTCCCGCGGCTTGCCGACCGGATGGAGCAGCGGGCGGGCACGCTGTCGGGCGGCGAACAGCAGATGCTGGCGACCGCCCGCGCGCTGTGCCTCGAGCCCCGGGTGTTGTTGCTCGACGAGCCTACCGAAGGGCTGCAGCCCTCGATGATCGCGCTGTTGCGCGACAGGGTGCTTGCGCTGCGCGAGGCGGGCGTGGCGATCCTGCTGGTCGAACAGAGGCTCGAGGCGGTGCAGGCGGCCGCCGACCGGGTGGTGATCCTCGAAAATGGCGAGGTCAGGGCCGAGGCCGATGCCGCGCGGCTGCGCGCCGAGCCCGGATTTCTCCGGCAAGAACTTGGCGTATAATTCATTTTAAATCAGTGCACTGTGTCGCGTATCTTATGTTTCAGATGAAGCATGGGGCGGGCAAAACCTCGTTCCGACCCTCGCGCATCAGAATCTGCGCATCGGTTCCTGCGCCGCTGCGCCGAATTGCGTCGCCGGACGAACCCGCCTAGGGATCGATCATATCGCAGTATCCGGAGGCCGCCCGCATGACCGACCCGATCCGCACCACGCTTGACGTGCTTCTGGAGCTTCTGTCGCCGCTCGGAGGGCGGCGCGTGCTCGATATCGGCTGCGGCCGCGGCGGGCTCGCCGTGCCCTTCCGCGCGGCCGGGGCCGACTGGCGCGGGCTCGAACCCTGTCCGCAGGCGGGCGGCGCGCCCGGCATCGACGTGGCCGAGGCCCAGGCGATGCCCTATCCGGACGCGGTCTTCGACATCGCGGTGATCGTCAACGCGCTGCATCACATCCCGGTCGAGGCGATGGGCCATGCGCTGGCCGAGGCGGCGCGGGTGATCGCGCCCGAGGCGGTCCTGGTCGTGATCGAGCCCCGGGCCGAAGGCGATCTGAGCCAGGTGATCGCGACCGTCGACGACGAGACAAAGATCCGCCACGCGGCGCAGGCGGCGCTGGATGCGGCGGTGGCGGCGGGCGTGCTGGCCGAAACCCGCGCCTTCGACTATGTGCGGCGCGAGATCTATGAGGATTTCGAGGCCTTTATGGGCCGTATCTCGTCCTTTGCGCCCGAGCGCGGCGCGCTCTCTGCGGATCTGACCGAGGCCTTGCGCGCGGCCTTCCTGGCCCGGGCGGGGCGCGAGGGCGCGGCCTTCACCCTGACCCAGCCGATGTCGGCGCGGCTTTTCCGGCGCGGCCCGGCGGCGGGTTAGGGCAGGATCCATCGCGGGCGGGCCCAGGCTCGGGCGCGGGAGGTCGAAAGCACAGGAGAGAGGCCGGTTCCGGCCGGGCACGGCGCCGGTGACGCAAGGCGACGGCGCGCATCGGGCAAGCCGTCGGAGGCTTTTCCGGATGCGCCAAGGCTTGTCCGCCGCCGGGGCGCCGGAGCGTAGCCCGCCTTGGGGCATGACCCGGCCCGGACGGATGTTCCCTCGCGCCTCCTGCCCTTGACGGTTTCGGGGGCTGTCCGCGCGATGGCAGGCGCGGAGCGGTCCGGTCCGAAGCTTGCCGTCCCCGACATGCCGAAGACCCAGTGCAAGACGGCACCAGCGATTCCAGGCCTGCGGCGTGATCTGGGCTGCACTCTGCCCCCGACGGGCGGAGCGGCTCTTAGCAGGCCGCTGAAAAAGTCATGCTACGAAGGCGTTGGTATTAGAACACCCCATTCACGGTTTCTCTCGTTACGTTGCACGGTCCTCATCGTGCTGGGGGCCGATGGATTTGACGATAATGGTCGCCGTAAGACGTTTTCAGCGGCCTGTTAGCTGTCCGCGTCCGGCGGAGACGCTCCCGATGAGGGCGCCGTGCCGGGGGCGCGGGCCGCGGCCCAGACCCCGCGCGCCAGAAGATCGCCCACCACCATGCGCAATGTCTCGGCCACGGCCTCCTGGGCGCGTGTCACCGGCCGCGCGCCCGGCCGGATCAGCCAGGCCCCGCGCCAGAGCCCCGGCGCCACGATCCGGCTGACGGCCAGCCGACCGGCCTCGGCCTCGGGCGCGACCGCGTGCCAGGGCAACACCGAAGCGCCGAAGCCCGCAGCGACCAGGTTCTTGATATTGGAGTAGGAATCGATCTCGACCGCCAGTTCCGGTGCTATCCCGTCGCCTGCAAGTTCGGCGTCGATCATCCGGCGCAGCCCATGCGCCCGGCTGGGCAGCACCAGCGGAACGCCGTCGAGCGCGGCCATGGCGATCTCGGGCGGGGCGGTCCAGTCGGGCGGCCAGAGCACGACCAGCTCTTCTTCCAGCAGCGGGTCGCAGGCCAGCCCCGGATCGGCGGGCGCCTCGTAGAGCACCGCCAGATCGACCCGGCCCTCGGACAGCCATCCGGCGACGAAGCCGCTCATCGCCTCGGCGATCTGCAGCGTGATCTGCGGATAGCGTCCGCGCAGCGCCTCGATCAGCGGCACCGCCAAGAGCCCGCCAATGGTTCCGGTCAGCCCGATCACGACCCGGCCCGACGGGTCGGTTTCGAGCCCGCGGATCTCGGCCTCGGTCCGGGCCACCTCGGCCAGGATCGACCGCGCCCGGCGGGCCAGGATCTCGCCCGCCTCGGTCGGAACCACCCCGGTCGGCCGGCGCAGCAGAAGCCGCGTGCCGAGCCGGGCCTCGAGGTTGCGCACATGCAGGGACAGCGCCGGCTGGGCGACGTTCAGCGTGGCCGCGGCCCCGGTGATCGAGCCGCGCTCGACGATTTCGAGGAAATAGCGCAGCTGTCGCAGATCCATGCCCATGCCCGAGATGTCCGGTTCGTCGAGGTCCAGCCCTTGGGCCATATAAAAAACATATGGCAGCCAGGCAAAGAATATATTTGCATGATGGGCTGGCACTGGCTCTTCTGGCTGAAACGCCCAAGGCAGGATCCCCATGCAGACCGACCCCCATCAGGACATCCGCGACGCCATTCGTGCGCTTTGCGCGACCTTTCCGCCCGAATATCACCGCCGGATCGACGAGGAGCGCGGCTATCCCGAGGCCTTCGTGCAGGCCCTGACCGAAGCCGGATGGATGGCGGCCCTGATCCCGGAAGACTATGGCGGCTCGGGGCTGGGGCTGACCGAAGCCTCGGTGATCATGGAAGAGATCAACCGTTCGGGCGGCAATTCCGGCGCATGTCACGGTCAGATGTACAACATGACGACGCTGGTCCGGCATGGCTCGGAAGAGCAGCGCCGCCGCTACCTGCCGAAGATCGCGGCGGGCGAGCTGCGGCTGCAGTCGATGGGCGTGACCGAGCCCACCACCGGCACCGACACCACCCGGATCAAGACCACGGCGGTGAAGAAGGGCGACCGCTATGTCATCAATGGCCAGAAGGTCTGGATCAGCCGGGTCCAGCATTCCGACCTGATGATCCTTCTGGCGCGCACGACGCCGCTGGCCGAGGTCGCGAAGAAATCCGAAGGCCTGTCGATCTTCCTCGTCGATATCCGCGAGGCGATGGGCTCGGGCATGACGGTGCGGCCGATCCCCAACATGGTCAATCACGAGACCAACGAGCTGTTCTTCGACAATCTCGAGATCCCGGCCGAGAACCTGATCGGCGAGGAGGGGCAGGGGTTCAAGTATATCCTGACCGGGCTCAATGCCGAGCGCACGCTGATCGCGGCCGAATGCATCGGCGACGGCTACTGGTTCACCGACAAGGTCAGCGCCTATGTCCGCGAACGCCAGGTCTTCGGCCGTCCGATCGGGCAGAACCAGGGCGTGCAGTTCCCGATTGCCGAGGCCTTCATCGAGGTCGAGGCCGCCAGCTTGATGCGCTTCGAGGCCTGTCGGCTCTACGATGCGGGCGCGCCCTGCGGTGCCCAGGCCAACATGGCCAAGTATCTCGCCGCCAAGGCGTCGTGGGAGGCGGCCAATGCCTGCCTGCAATTCCATGGCGGTTTCGGCTTTGCCTGCGAATACGATGTCGAACGCAAGTTCCGCGAGACCCGGCTTTATCAGGTGGCGCCGATCTCGACCAACCTCATCCTCAGCTATGTGGCCGAGCATGTTCTCGGCCTGCCGAGGTCGTTCTGATGCGCCCGCTCGAAGGGATCGAGGTGGTGGCGGTCGAGCAGGCCGTGGCCGCCCCCTTCGCGACCGCGAGGCTGGCCGATGCGGGCGCCCATGTCGTCAAGATCGAGCGGCCCGGCGGCGATTTCGCGCGCGGCTATGACGATGCCGCGGCCGGACAGTCGAGCTATTTCGTCTGGCTCAACCGCGGCAAGGAGACCCGCACGCTCGATCTGGCCTCCGAGCCCGGGCGCGCGGCGCTGGCGGATCTGCTGGCCGGGGCCGATGTGCTGGTGCAGAACCTCAAGCCCGGCGCGCTGGCCCGGCTCGGGTTTTCCGACGCGGTGCTGGCGCGCGACTATCCGCGGCTGATCTCCTGCGCGATCTCGGGCTTTGGCACCGAGGGGCCGCTGGCCGGGCGCAAGGCCTATGATCTGCTGATCCAGGCGGAATCGGGGCTGTCCTCGATCACCGGGGGCCCCGAGGAACCGGCGCGCGTGGGCGTTTCGGTCGTCGACATCGCGACCGGGGCCACGGCGCATGCCGCGATCCTCGAGGCGCTGATCCGGCGCGGCGCGACCGGGCAGGGGGCGCGGATCTCGATCTCGATGTTCGACGTGATGGCCGAATGGCTGACCGTGCCGCTTCTGAACCACGAGGGCGGGCGGTCGCCGGGCCGGGTCGGGCTCGCGCATCCCTCGATCGCGCCCTATGGGGCGTTCCAGCCACGGGACGGCCGCCCGATCCTGATCTCGGTCCAGAGCGACCGCGAATGGCGCCAGCTTGCCGAAGGGTTTCTCGGCGCGCCCGGGCTTGGCACCGATCCGCGCTTTGCCAGCAATGTCGCAAGGGTCCGGAACCGCGCCGAGACCGACCGGATCGTCGCCGCCGCCTTCGCCCGGCACAGCGCCGCCGAGGCCGAGGCCGCGCTGGTCGCCGCCGATATCGCCTTTGCCTCGGTCAATGACATGGCCGGGCTCTCGGCCCATCCGCATCTGCGCCGGATCGAGGTCGACAGCCCGAACGGCCCGGTCGCCATGCCCGCGCCCGCCGCCCGCTTTGACGGCGAGCCGCGCCGCTACGGCCCGGTCCCCGCACTCAAGCCCCGGGAGGCCTGAATGGATCTCGATATCGACCATCTGCGCGGCTGGATCGGCCGCGAAGACAGCGCGACCGAGCGGCTGAGCGCCGATCTGGTGCACCGCTTCGCCGCCACGTTCGACCGGAGCTGGTCGCTGAGACAGGGCGCCGAGGCGCCGCCGCTGATCCATCTCTGTCTGGCCCAGCCCACCGTGGCGGGCGCCGGGCTGGGCGAGGACGGCCATCCGGCGCGGGGCGGCTTCCTGCCGCCGGTGCCGCTGCCCAGGCGGATGTGGGCGGGCGGGGCCTTTCGCTTTCACGCCCCGCTCCGGATCGGCGATGCCGTCACCCGGCGCTCGACCATCACCGATGTCGCGCTGAAGCACGGCCGCTCGGGGCCCTTGCTGTTCGTGACGGTCGAGCACAAGATCCGCGCCCGCGGCCGGTTGGCGCTGACCGAGCGGCAGGATCTGGTCTATCGCGCCGCCGCCCCGTTCAAGCCCTCGACGGCGCGCCCCGCGGCCGAAGGCGGCGAGGTCAGGCGGCTGACGCCCGGGCCGGTCCTGCTGTTCCGCTATTCGGCGCTGACCTTCAACGGCCACCGCATCCATTACGACAGGCCCTATGCCTGCGAGGTCGAGGGCTATCCGGGGCTTGTCGTGCACGGGCCGTTGCAGGCGACGCTGCTGGTGCAATTCGCGGCCGAGCTGAAGGGGGCCTGCCCGTCGCGCTTTGCCTTCCGCAGCGTCTCGACCGTGTTCGACACCGCCGACATGGAGCTGCATGCCAGTTGCGAGGGCCACAGCCTCCGGCTCTGGACCGCGCAGGCGGGCGGACCGGTGGCGATGGAGGCGACCGCAAGCTGGTAGCGGGTCCGCCCCCGTGCCTTTGCCTCGTGCCTTAGCCCGGTGCCGCGGCCTCGTCCCGAGGCGCGGGCATCGTTTTTGCCGATGGCGGCGCGCAACAGGTCTCTGGTCATCCGGCGGCGGGCGCGGTAGC
The genomic region above belongs to Rhodovulum sulfidophilum DSM 1374 and contains:
- a CDS encoding LysR family transcriptional regulator, which translates into the protein MAQGLDLDEPDISGMGMDLRQLRYFLEIVERGSITGAAATLNVAQPALSLHVRNLEARLGTRLLLRRPTGVVPTEAGEILARRARSILAEVARTEAEIRGLETDPSGRVVIGLTGTIGGLLAVPLIEALRGRYPQITLQIAEAMSGFVAGWLSEGRVDLAVLYEAPADPGLACDPLLEEELVVLWPPDWTAPPEIAMAALDGVPLVLPSRAHGLRRMIDAELAGDGIAPELAVEIDSYSNIKNLVAAGFGASVLPWHAVAPEAEAGRLAVSRIVAPGLWRGAWLIRPGARPVTRAQEAVAETLRMVVGDLLARGVWAAARAPGTAPSSGASPPDADS
- a CDS encoding acyl-CoA dehydrogenase family protein, with the protein product MQTDPHQDIRDAIRALCATFPPEYHRRIDEERGYPEAFVQALTEAGWMAALIPEDYGGSGLGLTEASVIMEEINRSGGNSGACHGQMYNMTTLVRHGSEEQRRRYLPKIAAGELRLQSMGVTEPTTGTDTTRIKTTAVKKGDRYVINGQKVWISRVQHSDLMILLARTTPLAEVAKKSEGLSIFLVDIREAMGSGMTVRPIPNMVNHETNELFFDNLEIPAENLIGEEGQGFKYILTGLNAERTLIAAECIGDGYWFTDKVSAYVRERQVFGRPIGQNQGVQFPIAEAFIEVEAASLMRFEACRLYDAGAPCGAQANMAKYLAAKASWEAANACLQFHGGFGFACEYDVERKFRETRLYQVAPISTNLILSYVAEHVLGLPRSF
- a CDS encoding CaiB/BaiF CoA transferase family protein, whose protein sequence is MRPLEGIEVVAVEQAVAAPFATARLADAGAHVVKIERPGGDFARGYDDAAAGQSSYFVWLNRGKETRTLDLASEPGRAALADLLAGADVLVQNLKPGALARLGFSDAVLARDYPRLISCAISGFGTEGPLAGRKAYDLLIQAESGLSSITGGPEEPARVGVSVVDIATGATAHAAILEALIRRGATGQGARISISMFDVMAEWLTVPLLNHEGGRSPGRVGLAHPSIAPYGAFQPRDGRPILISVQSDREWRQLAEGFLGAPGLGTDPRFASNVARVRNRAETDRIVAAAFARHSAAEAEAALVAADIAFASVNDMAGLSAHPHLRRIEVDSPNGPVAMPAPAARFDGEPRRYGPVPALKPREA
- a CDS encoding FAS1-like dehydratase domain-containing protein encodes the protein MDLDIDHLRGWIGREDSATERLSADLVHRFAATFDRSWSLRQGAEAPPLIHLCLAQPTVAGAGLGEDGHPARGGFLPPVPLPRRMWAGGAFRFHAPLRIGDAVTRRSTITDVALKHGRSGPLLFVTVEHKIRARGRLALTERQDLVYRAAAPFKPSTARPAAEGGEVRRLTPGPVLLFRYSALTFNGHRIHYDRPYACEVEGYPGLVVHGPLQATLLVQFAAELKGACPSRFAFRSVSTVFDTADMELHASCEGHSLRLWTAQAGGPVAMEATASW